In Blattabacterium cuenoti, the genomic stretch AACTAATTATTTTTTTTCTTGTCATTCTATCTTTTATTTTATTTTGGATTCTATATAAAATACAAATTTTAATTAAGTTAATAAATACAAATGAAAACGAGACTAAAATTTCTATTTTTAGTAAAAAAAATTTTATAACAAATGTTTTATATAATAAAATATTAGGAAATAAAAAAAGAAAATGGTACTTGTTTTCTTGTTTCACAGGATTTTTTTTACTATCAAGTATATATGGAATATGGGATTTTTTAATGAAAATAGATGTTAATAAAGGATATAAACCTGATCAACCTATTTATTTTTCTCACAAAATTCATTCTGAAATTAATAAAATTGATTGTCAATATTGTCATTTTTCTGCAAAATATGGGAAAGTATCTGGTATTCCTTCAGCTAATGTTTGCATGAATTGTCATATTACTATTAACGAGTATAATGGAGATTATTTGGAAAAAGGAAAAAGTAGAGATGAATATAATAGAGAAATACAAAAAATATATCATTCTGTAGGATGGAATCCAGAAACGAGAAAATACTCTAAAAAAATTCATCCTATTCAATGGATACGTATTCATAATATGCCTGATTTCGTCTATTTTGATCATTCTCAACATATTATCACAGGAGAAGAAAAAATTAAGAAATTAAGGAAAGTAGATTTAGTTTGTAATGCTTGTCATGGAGAAGTTCAAAAAATGGATACAGTAGAAATGTCTAATGATTTTACCATGGAATGGTGTATATCTTGTCATAAAGAAGTGGAAATCAATAATAAAAATCAATATTATAAAGAATATTTTAAAAAAAGAAAAAATAAAATAACTGTTGATATGATTGGAGGGACTGAATGTGCAAAATGTCATTATTGAAAATGAAAGAGATTAATAAAACTATTATGAAATCAAATAAAGAAAAAAAAACATTAGATAATTATAATCCCGTCAAATATCTTATGAAAGGAAAAACATCTAGACGGGATTTCCTTAAGTGGATAGGGTTTAGCACGGCTTCAGTAACTTTAGCAGCTTGTAAAGGTCCAGTTATCAAATCTATTCCTTATGTGGTTAAACCAGATGAAATTACTCCAGGAATCCCTAATTATTATGCATCAACTATGATTGATTCTTTTGATATAGGAAGTGTATTGGTGAAAACAAGAGAAGGTCGTCCTATAAAAATAGAACCTAATTCTTATTCTAAATATTTTAATAAAACCTCTGCTAGAATACAATCTTCTTTATTATCTCTTTATGATGAGGAAAGATTAAAGAGTCCTTTTTTAAAAGGAAAAAAAAGTTCCTGGAAAGAAATAGACAATTATATTATTCAAAATTTAAAATATTTATCTCAAACAAAAAAAAATATAGTTATTCTCTCTTGTTCTTTTCCAAGTTTTTCTACAAAAAAATTGATTCTTGATTTTAAAAAAAAATTTCCTTATACAAAATGGATCACATATGATCCTATTTCATACTCCAAAACATTAGATGCTTCAAAAGAAATATTTGGAATTCGTGGATTTCCCATTTTTCATTTAGAAAAATCAGAATTAATAGTTTCATTCGATGCTGATTTTTTAGGAGATTGGAGTCCAGAAAATATGGCTAAATCTTATGTTTCAAACAGAGTCCCTAAAAAAGGAATGATGCAACATATTCAAATAGAAAGTAATATGACGATAACTGGAGCAAATGCAGATGTTCGTATTTCTAAAAAACCTTCTGATATAAAAAAACTGTTGCTTGAAGTTTTTCAAAAAATTTTTTTTGGTAAAAATCCAAAAAATAAAATATCTGAAAAAATAGCTTCACTAATAACAAAAATGGGATCTAAAAGCGTTATTCTTGCAGATGGAGATCAAGAGTCTTATGAATTATCTTTTCTAATCAACAAAAAAATTAATAGTCTGGCTTTACAAAAAGACAAGTATATTTTTTCGAAAGAAAGTAATGATAATGAATTTAAAAATTTTTTGATAGATTTAGAAAGAGGTCATATTGGAGGTTTATTTATTCACAATGTAAATCCCATTTACAGTCTTCCATTCTCTATTTCAGAAAAAATAAAAAGAATTATAAAAAAAATACCTTTAACTGTTTCTTTTTCTATGAATAAAGATGAAACCAATGAAATAATAAATGTACTAGCTCCTATTCCTCATTGGTTAGAAAGTTGGGGCGATACTTATCCTATTTCTAACGTTTACACATTAATTCAACCTACTATTCAATGTATTTTCAATACAAGGCAATTTCAAGATTCTTTAATGATTTGGAGTGAAATGAAAGAAAAGAATTATTACGAATATTTGAAAAAAACTTGGGAGAAAAATATTATACCAAAATCTAATGTTTCTTCTTTTAATGAAGCTTTATTTTATGGAGTGGTAAAAAC encodes the following:
- a CDS encoding c-type cytochrome: MRKILFFIFIFSFLGNVKFLKSANIKGDVENGIQLFKKNCTACHSIELEKKMIGPPLQGVTEKRSRKWLHQWIKNNKSLRKSGDQEALAIYKEYGNVEMNSFPHLSDQQIDDILFFIQNPDLIKKKENKENHEINNYDHENDKEEKQFLIKLIIFFLVILSFILFWILYKIQILIKLINTNENETKISIFSKKNFITNVLYNKILGNKKRKWYLFSCFTGFFLLSSIYGIWDFLMKIDVNKGYKPDQPIYFSHKIHSEINKIDCQYCHFSAKYGKVSGIPSANVCMNCHITINEYNGDYLEKGKSRDEYNREIQKIYHSVGWNPETRKYSKKIHPIQWIRIHNMPDFVYFDHSQHIITGEEKIKKLRKVDLVCNACHGEVQKMDTVEMSNDFTMEWCISCHKEVEINNKNQYYKEYFKKRKNKITVDMIGGTECAKCHY
- a CDS encoding 4Fe-4S dicluster domain-containing protein, producing the protein MKEINKTIMKSNKEKKTLDNYNPVKYLMKGKTSRRDFLKWIGFSTASVTLAACKGPVIKSIPYVVKPDEITPGIPNYYASTMIDSFDIGSVLVKTREGRPIKIEPNSYSKYFNKTSARIQSSLLSLYDEERLKSPFLKGKKSSWKEIDNYIIQNLKYLSQTKKNIVILSCSFPSFSTKKLILDFKKKFPYTKWITYDPISYSKTLDASKEIFGIRGFPIFHLEKSELIVSFDADFLGDWSPENMAKSYVSNRVPKKGMMQHIQIESNMTITGANADVRISKKPSDIKKLLLEVFQKIFFGKNPKNKISEKIASLITKMGSKSVILADGDQESYELSFLINKKINSLALQKDKYIFSKESNDNEFKNFLIDLERGHIGGLFIHNVNPIYSLPFSISEKIKRIIKKIPLTVSFSMNKDETNEIINVLAPIPHWLESWGDTYPISNVYTLIQPTIQCIFNTRQFQDSLMIWSEMKEKNYYEYLKKTWEKNIIPKSNVSSFNEALFYGVVKTKKNKINNFPIKNNQNKIQEYGKKIIEKKKIENNFELRLYTKISMGDGYQHNNPWLQELPDPITRTTWDNYLTISYFDANKMGLKNWNSVDGSLNGNCVDLIKNNEIIIRNVPVLIQPGQAIGSVGLAFGYGQKKGKIHKIVNGKNAYRIYDNFILIQKNIEIRKGSKIHKFSCIQLHHTTVGRDLVKETDLNIFLNNSKEIWNKEEKIEGTLSSEEISIWNKKNNKEEKNGHHFNLSIDLNACIGCGACIVACHSENNVPVVGKNEIEKSRDMHWLRIDRYYSSNKKNNEEEKDIYENPKVVFQPIMCQHCEHAPCETVCPVGATSHGKQGQNMMVYNRCIGTRYCANNCPYKVRRFNWFNYANNQKFDFNMNNTLGKMVLNPDVVVRSRGIMEKCSLCIQRTQYVIGIAKKENRKVKDEEFETACSISCPTKAITFGDINDNNSLIFKKINNNRSYKLLDFIGIRPNVSYQLKVRNNKKNEIDKLK